One segment of Acidovorax sp. DW039 DNA contains the following:
- a CDS encoding ABC transporter permease, with product MLAFILRRLIQAVIVMVTVAFIAFMLFQYVGDPVVFLLGQDATPEQIRELRASLGLDKPFFVQFWHFLVNAAQGEFGLSLRQGAKVSRLIAERFPATLELALVAAFLALLVGVPMGVYAALKRGTFTSQLFMTISLLGVSLPTFLIGILLILVFSVTLGWFPSFGRGEVVKLGWWSSGLLTAKGWHHITLPAITLAIFQLTLIMRLVRAEMLEVLRTDYIKFARARGLSNRAIHFGHALKNTLVPVMTITGLQLGGLIAFAIITETVFQWPGMGLLFIQAVTFADIPVMAAYLCLIALIFVVINLVVDLLYFVVDPRLRVGKAGGH from the coding sequence ATGCTTGCTTTTATTCTCCGCCGCCTCATCCAGGCAGTGATCGTGATGGTCACGGTGGCCTTCATCGCCTTCATGCTGTTCCAGTACGTGGGGGATCCGGTGGTGTTTTTGCTGGGGCAGGATGCCACCCCCGAGCAGATTCGTGAGCTGAGGGCCTCGCTTGGGCTCGACAAGCCCTTCTTTGTGCAGTTCTGGCACTTCCTGGTCAATGCTGCGCAAGGTGAGTTTGGGTTGAGCCTGCGTCAAGGGGCGAAGGTGTCCCGCCTGATTGCCGAGCGCTTTCCGGCCACCCTGGAGTTGGCGCTGGTTGCCGCGTTCCTAGCCCTGCTGGTCGGTGTGCCCATGGGTGTTTATGCCGCCCTCAAGCGCGGCACATTCACCAGCCAGCTGTTCATGACGATTTCCCTGCTGGGCGTCTCGCTGCCCACCTTCCTCATCGGTATCTTGCTGATCCTGGTGTTTTCCGTCACCCTCGGCTGGTTCCCCAGCTTTGGGCGGGGTGAAGTGGTCAAGCTCGGCTGGTGGAGTTCCGGGTTGCTCACAGCCAAGGGCTGGCACCACATCACTCTGCCTGCCATCACGCTGGCCATCTTCCAGCTCACATTGATCATGCGTCTCGTGCGGGCTGAGATGCTGGAAGTGCTGCGCACCGACTACATCAAGTTCGCCCGGGCTCGTGGCCTGTCCAACCGTGCCATCCATTTTGGGCATGCCCTCAAGAACACGCTGGTGCCCGTGATGACCATCACCGGGCTGCAACTGGGTGGGCTCATCGCATTTGCCATCATCACCGAGACCGTGTTCCAGTGGCCAGGCATGGGCCTGCTGTTCATCCAGGCGGTAACGTTTGCCGACATTCCCGTGATGGCCGCTTACCTGTGCCTGATTGCACTGATTTTTGTGGTCATCAATCTGGTGGTGGATCTGCTGTACTTTGTGGTCGATCCACGGCTGCGCGTAGGCAAGGCAGGGGGGCACTGA
- a CDS encoding M20 aminoacylase family protein, whose amino-acid sequence MQAPRMKAGGRAFAHIAQYHPELTALRRDLHAHPELGFEEVYTGKRVVEALKVCGVDEIHEGIGRTGIVAVIRGRSVASGAMVGLRADMDALPLAEHNDFAWKSCKPGLMHGCGHDGHTAMLVGAARYLAETRNFDGTAVLVFQPGEEGFAGARVMMEDGLFDRFPVQSIYAMHNWPAMQPGTIGINPGPMMAAADRVTIEITGRGGHGAHAYQTVDVVLVAAQIITAAQSIVSRNVRPLESAVVSLCAMKAGELGAFSVLPGSATLVGTVRTFNPVVQEMVENRLKELCSAIALGFGATATVHYERIYPATINTESEAIFAGDVAESLVGADHVVRDLEPSMGAEDFSFMLQTKPGAYLRIGQGTGASGSALHNSRYDFNDDILPLGSALHASLIERAMPLPMP is encoded by the coding sequence ATGCAGGCACCTCGCATGAAGGCAGGGGGCCGTGCATTTGCCCACATTGCCCAATACCACCCTGAGCTGACCGCCCTGCGGCGGGACTTGCACGCCCACCCGGAGCTGGGCTTTGAAGAGGTCTACACCGGCAAACGGGTGGTAGAAGCCCTTAAGGTCTGTGGCGTGGATGAGATCCACGAAGGCATTGGCCGCACCGGTATCGTGGCCGTCATCCGCGGGCGCAGTGTGGCCAGTGGCGCCATGGTGGGCTTGCGTGCAGATATGGACGCGCTGCCGCTGGCAGAGCACAACGACTTCGCATGGAAGTCCTGCAAGCCCGGTTTGATGCACGGCTGTGGGCACGACGGGCACACTGCCATGCTGGTGGGTGCGGCGCGTTACCTTGCAGAAACCCGCAACTTTGATGGCACCGCCGTGCTTGTGTTCCAGCCTGGTGAAGAGGGTTTTGCGGGAGCGCGCGTGATGATGGAAGACGGTCTGTTTGACCGCTTTCCGGTGCAATCCATCTATGCCATGCACAACTGGCCTGCCATGCAGCCCGGCACCATCGGCATCAATCCCGGCCCCATGATGGCGGCCGCAGACCGTGTCACCATTGAGATCACGGGCCGCGGAGGGCATGGTGCCCATGCCTACCAGACGGTGGATGTGGTGCTGGTGGCCGCGCAGATCATCACGGCTGCTCAGAGCATTGTGTCGCGCAACGTGCGGCCGCTCGAAAGCGCGGTGGTCAGCCTCTGCGCCATGAAGGCGGGCGAGCTGGGCGCATTCAGCGTTTTGCCGGGCTCAGCCACGCTCGTGGGCACCGTACGCACGTTCAACCCCGTGGTGCAGGAGATGGTCGAGAACCGCCTCAAGGAACTGTGCAGCGCCATTGCCTTGGGCTTTGGTGCCACGGCCACCGTGCATTACGAGCGCATCTATCCGGCAACCATCAACACCGAAAGCGAAGCCATTTTTGCGGGCGACGTTGCCGAGTCTCTGGTGGGCGCTGACCATGTGGTGCGTGACCTGGAGCCCAGCATGGGCGCAGAAGACTTCTCTTTCATGCTGCAGACCAAGCCCGGCGCCTATCTGCGCATAGGGCAGGGCACCGGTGCCAGTGGCAGTGCCCTGCACAACAGCCGCTACGACTTCAATGACGACATCCTGCCCTTGGGCTCGGCATTGCACGCCAGCCTGATCGAGCGGGCCATGCCGCTGCCCATGCCTTGA